CACCCGTCTGCTGTCCAAGAAGGACTCTTCCTACAAGGACTTCGCGGACCTGAAAGGCAAGAACGTGGTAACCACCGCCGGTACCACTTCCGAGCGCATCCTCAAGGCCATGAACGCCGACAAGCAGATGGGCATGAACGTGATCTCCGCCAAGGACCACGGTGAGTCGTTCCAGATGCTGGAATCGGGCCGCGCCGTAGCCTTCATGATGGACGACGCGCTGCTGGCCGGTGAAATGGCCAAGGCCAAGAAACCGACCGACTGGGCCGTGACCGGTACCCCTCAGTCCTACGAAATCTACGGCTGCATGGTGCGCAAGGGCGATGCCCCGTTCAAGAAAGCCGTGGATGACGCCATCGTCGCCACCTACAAATCGGGCGAAATCAACAAGATCTACGATAAGTGGTTCCAGTCGCCGATCCCGCCAAAAGGCCTGAACCTGATGTTCCCGATGAGCGACGAGCTCAAGGCCCTGATCGCCAACCCGACCGACAAAGCGGCTGACGACAAAAAGTCCTGATTCCTGACTAACCTTATCTCCTGAAGGGGCCCTGCCCTTTCAGGAGTCTGTCACTACCTGCTGGCATTTTTTGGAAACACTCGAACCGGTGGTTGTCGAGCCGATCGTGTGTGCCTGATCGTCATGATCAGGCGGGAACGGACGTCCCCAGGCGGGTGCTTGTACATCGAACGATCTGAGGGGTAACCCTAATGAATTACAACTGGGACTGGGGCGTGTTCTTCAAGTCCACCGGCGTGGGCAGCGAGACCTATCTCGACTGGTTCATCTCCGGCCTGGGCTGGACCATCGCCATCGCCGTGGTGGCCTGGATCATCGCGCTGCTGCTGGGCTCGATCCTGGGCGTCATGCGCACCGTGCCGAACCGCCTAGTGTCGGGCATCGCCACCGTGTACGTGGAGATCTTCCGCAACGTGCCGCTGCTGGTGCAGCTGTTCATCTGGTACTTCCTGGTGCCGGACCTGCTGCCGGAGAACCTCCAGGAGTGGTACAAGCAGGACCTCAACCCGACCACCTCGGCCTACCTGAGCGTTGTCGTGTGCCTGGGCCTGTTCACCGCCGCACGGGTTTGCGAACAGGTACGTACCGGTATCCAGGCCCTGCCCCGCGGCCAGGAATCCGCCGCACGCGCCATGGGCTTCTCGCTGCCGCAGATCTACTGGAACGTGCTGCTGCCCCAGGCCTACCGAATCATCATTCCGCCACTCACCTCGGAGTTCCTCAACGTATTCAAGAACTCCTCCGTGGCGTCGCTGATCGGCTTGATGGAATTGCTGGCCCAGACCAAGCAGACCGCCGAGTTCTCGGCCAACCTGTTCGAAGCCTTCACCCTGGCTACCCTGATCTACTTCACCCTGAACATGAGCCTGATGCTGCTGATGCGCCTGGTGGAGAAGAAAGTTTCGGTCCCCGGCCTGATCTCCGTGGGAGGTAAATAATGGAATTCGACTTCTCGGGCATCATCCCGGCCATTCCCGGCCTGTGGAACGGCATGCTGATGACCCTCAAGCTGATGGTCATGGGTGTGGTCGGCGGGATCATCCTCGGCACCTTGCTGGCCTTGATGCGCTTGTCTCACAACAAGCTGCTGTCGAACCTGGCGGGCGCCTACGTCAACTACTTCCGCTCGATCCCGCTGCTGCTGGTGATCACCTGGTTCTACCTGGCGGTGCCTTTCGTGCTGCGCTGGATCACCGGCGAAGACACCCCGATCGGCGCATTCACCTCGTGCATCGTGGCCTTCATGATGTTCGAAGCGGCGTACTTCTGCGAAATCGTCCGTGCCGGCGTGCAGTCGATCCCCAAGGGCCAGATGGGCGCCGCCCAGGCACTGGGCATGAGCTATGGCCAGACCATGCGCCTGATCATCCTGCCCCAGGCGTTTCGCAAGATGACCCCGCTGCTGCTGCAGCAGAGCATCATCCTGTTCCAGGACACCTCCCTGGTGTACACCGTGGGCCTGGTGGATTTCCTCAACGCCTCGCGGTCCAGCGGCGAC
The DNA window shown above is from Pseudomonas protegens CHA0 and carries:
- a CDS encoding amino acid ABC transporter permease; amino-acid sequence: MEFDFSGIIPAIPGLWNGMLMTLKLMVMGVVGGIILGTLLALMRLSHNKLLSNLAGAYVNYFRSIPLLLVITWFYLAVPFVLRWITGEDTPIGAFTSCIVAFMMFEAAYFCEIVRAGVQSIPKGQMGAAQALGMSYGQTMRLIILPQAFRKMTPLLLQQSIILFQDTSLVYTVGLVDFLNASRSSGDIIGRSNEFLIIAGLVYFTISFAASLLVKRLQKRFAV
- a CDS encoding glutamate/aspartate ABC transporter substrate-binding protein, whose product is MRIVPHLLGAAIAAALISTPVFAAELTGTLKKIKESGTITLGHRDASIPFSYIADASGVPVGYSHDIQLKIVEAIKKDLDMPDLKVKYNLVTSQTRIPLVQNGTVDVECGSTTNNVERQQQVDFSVGIFEIGTRLLSKKDSSYKDFADLKGKNVVTTAGTTSERILKAMNADKQMGMNVISAKDHGESFQMLESGRAVAFMMDDALLAGEMAKAKKPTDWAVTGTPQSYEIYGCMVRKGDAPFKKAVDDAIVATYKSGEINKIYDKWFQSPIPPKGLNLMFPMSDELKALIANPTDKAADDKKS
- a CDS encoding amino acid ABC transporter permease, whose product is MNYNWDWGVFFKSTGVGSETYLDWFISGLGWTIAIAVVAWIIALLLGSILGVMRTVPNRLVSGIATVYVEIFRNVPLLVQLFIWYFLVPDLLPENLQEWYKQDLNPTTSAYLSVVVCLGLFTAARVCEQVRTGIQALPRGQESAARAMGFSLPQIYWNVLLPQAYRIIIPPLTSEFLNVFKNSSVASLIGLMELLAQTKQTAEFSANLFEAFTLATLIYFTLNMSLMLLMRLVEKKVSVPGLISVGGK